tctggggggcgctggtcaccctctaaaaaacaaaatgaaattaaaaaaatcatatcatatatcatacaAAGGTAATTAATAATACATAGAGTATGTATTGAAGGGGTTGATAATCCTAACTATTGTTTTTTCTGAGGATTTACagtacacaaaacacaaaatttaTCAAAAACTGTGTGGGTTTTCCCCGAAATGGCATGtgaatatcataaagtgggcatgactgtaaaggggagagtcgtgggtacccttagaacccattttcattcacatgaaggtcaagggatccctttgaagatggccatgccagttttttgtcgccaaaattttgcctaactttggaacgttttttagcctccttccctccttcctcccctttcctcacactgtctgctcgaatatacctgtatttaccctctgtctgaaatgctccgttttagtgcatttcaatggaattgcaacggaattgcgttgcctggcaacagtttaggtccatgtttacttcttgtcagcggatgttattaacatacactgcaaccaggaataaactgggacacatttagaatgtttacgtttataaccatgtaatggtctaaatattgtatagttgtgacatcacaaatggacagaaatcctaacggcttgtttcaaacgcacaatttctgaatacgggctgtgtgtgtttctctgtatattgagcgcttcgattctttcacagtatttataaagcacttaaacctgctttataatataaaagactctcactttttacaatatgggacctttaagggagGGGAAATTATAGAGAGGGAGGGTGAAAGAGTGTGTGCAAAAACTAAgtattgtaaataataaaaatatatcagaTTTATAGTATACTGCGCTTTTCAAAGTTCTCAAGGACGCTTTACATACTGTCggataaaataacaaattaaaaaataactggCAGTAAGCTGTAAACTCTTTAAtatagacagaaaaaaatatatgaataaaatgaaagaaaagatcaGAATAAAATGGTGTTGACTAggtttgtccattctgagctactgtagaaacatggtgaaaCATGGGGATCTGCTCAatatggctcattctaaggtaacgaaaacacaatgattctaatttgcaggtgattatatactaaagaaaacatacttattaaaaatgatattccatttctgccaatagatctccctgggttacacactggtcctttattTCGTACGTTTACATCAGACACACTGATTAGTCATGGAAAATGAAAACTGCGCGAGTTTTCCTTTAGTATCAAGCAGCAAAGAAGTTGTAGCATGACATGTTTGAATTCATTTGCCTTACTTGACATCACACGTCCTGCAATGCGACTATAGCACATTCGCACATCGCAATGTCGATGCTGAAACGATATATCGTGCAGCCCTGCAGAGGGACTGAGAGACAtagtatttttcatttattcataacATTTGACTGTGGCTGATGGAAAGAAATAAATTCAAGTTGTCCATTGAGTCCAGtgccatttgtttatttatctcaCTCCATTCTCATACATCAGATGATGGTATTTTAAGATGATAATGCAGCGTTGGGTTGTGAACAGAGGTCCCTATTACCTAGATCAACCTACAGTCAGCAGACACTCACTGACCTTCAGTGGATATAAAGTTTTATTTACACAGGAGCAGAAAGATCTGATATTTGTATTTGGGGGGGGGGCAATCAATCAAGAGTTAAGGTATCAGCTCTCTGGTACCAGGACTAATCAGAGTGTGAATGGAGCTACAGGAAGGTGACAGTTAGGGCAGTGGGAGCCCACACAGCAGAAACATAGACTTGGGGAGATGGAGATGAGCTGCAGAGAGGCAGACACGTTATGGATTGGCCAGTTCGTCTGATGTCACAGAGGAAGACAGGCTGTCCAACGCTCCCAtatctgtaacacacacacacacacacacaaacacacggatTTGTTAGTGTTCAGAAACATTActataaaattattaatcagaccgaatgcaaaaacgtcgacattcaacgtatctgtAGTTTGCTGAAACGTAcaacggcaaaaaaaaaaaagattctcgGCGACTGGGCTGGGTATTTTTgcatatttaatataatttaaacataTTGATTATAGCAATTGACACTATTAATAACTCTAAACCTGATAGTGAATTGggtgtttagtttgttttgttatgtggtAGTGGGGTTAGTCTGTGTGGTAAATGCAGttgaaagtgtaaaaaaaaaagtccccttCTAAATATcctatttaattaattattaattatttccaCAACATCCATCTCTGCTTGTTGTCTGTTTTTAGAGTTTGATTTTGCATCAACATACTGTAGCTTTCGGCAGCAAACTCTTTGGTCTTGAACAGTCCCACAGACTTCTGACAACAATCCTCACGTTGAGGTTAGTTAAAACAGAAATGATGAGAATACCTTTGAGCTTTAGGTACGACAGGAAGTCAATGACAGTGTGGATGATATCTCCATCTGCTATTCTCAGGGAACCTGCGGAGGCAAAGCAACAAAATGCAGCCAGCTATCATGTCGTCTGAAGTTCATAGTATACGCTGTAAGGTTCGACAGGAGCTCAGGTAACAACAACATATGGGAAAATAATTATCACCAGATACCAAGATATCTTGACACAAGAAGGAATCTTAATGCATCCTTTAAAAATGATTCAACATGACAGAAATGAGAATTACAGAGAAAAACTGAACCAAacacttttacatgcacaaaaatattcagttttttgcctttattctgaaaaagacaatattcctactaagctgtttacatggctaatgaaaataaatattccCGTTTATGCAGCCGTGCATGCTCCTATTAACGTAAATCCCCACCATGATGTACGCCCTATGGCTATACCCTTTAAATAACTTAAATTTCCCTCCTTTTCCAACTGCAGTCATGTTGCTCCGCAAACTGCggtaaaaaccccaattgagacgcGGATGTGCTGTATTGTGTCCAAACAATGCTCCCAAACCTGTttatcggcatatcccacatgtcctAATCGTAGAATGATACATttggaataaggcctaattcggAATACCCAAATAGAATATCGTCTCTGTCGGGCGGAAACCTTGTATCTCCATTTTTcgccattttaatgttttttttgtcataaatcAATGCTATAGGTCACCctttatgtctgtctgtgtgttttacaaatatttaaccaatgaaaagcattaaaaaGAGCTCTaagtcggcttggaaaggcccggggtaAATGTGGCTCGCGGATCAGACCGTGAGCTTTACAGCACCCATCGCCCGAACATCACTGCTCAGTTCAAATCCAGTTTACACGATACCAACTTTGACAACGCAGTGTtcaattattttaaaaacacaggttttgttttttttcctttcctgaaAAGTAACGGTTTTGGACATACAAGTTTTCCGCACGACACCATCGATATGCTGGATACATGACCCGtttcaaattcagaatattgtcatattcagaaTAATTAGTGTATATGGAAACGTAGTAAATGATATAAAGTAAACCAGCGTTCTGGGAAAGTCCAGGGAACTATAACTTTAAGCAGAATGAAACATGAAAGCTTATGAAGATGGCTTGCCATCATTGCTAAGGTTGCTAGGGTGTCACTAAGGGGTTGCACAAGAAAATCAAAAAGTTTATCTTCAAAGTAGAtcctttttctttgtgtgtgtgtgtgtgtgtgtgtgtgtgtgtgtgtgtgagagagacagacagacagacctgtTCTGAAGTCCTCCTCCTGGCCCATGTCCCTCTTGCCAGCCAGACCCGGCTTGTCCCCTAGTGTCCTGTGTCCATCTATTCCATCTGGACAATGAGGAGTGATCACAATCGACACAGTCATACAAACAGCAGAAGGGTCAGCAGCTTGATAAAAGTATTACAGTGATTTAGTTCAAGCTGTTTTTACAGCTGCTCTACAGTAGGTTTCTCTGTATTTTAACTGTGAATGAAATTCTTTTGTATTTGCTTGAACTGGTAATATCCTTCGACAAAAGACAAATGATTTGACTTTACCAAGCTTGAACTGTTGTGTGCTATACATTAACATAAtaacaactgaaaacacacacacacttcctaaATATCCCACTGTTTCAGTGGCAACATACAttagacacacatacatacacagtacAGACACCCTCTACCTAATTCTCCTAAGAAGATCTAAAGGACATTGTTTTGCACTTGGTTATTTCAGCATGGTATTGGGTTTGTAATTGTTTGGTTTCAATTTCCAAACTGTTACGGACCACCTGCAGGGCTTGGCTCATGGAATTGCAGTAAAACAGAGATTTGACCaacagaagaaataaaacaagcaCACGTCTATAATGGGATGGACTGCAGTTTTAACACACATTGCATAGAAATGCACTGGAATAAGAATgatgacaaaatgaaaaaaataatggacAAGCAAAGTAATTTGCTGAGCTATGGTGGTGGTATGTGCTTCATTAGCTCTCGGTGTATTCCTACGGGCTTACAGGTCATAGCGAGATGTCTTTGACGCCCGGGCCACACTGCCTATACGAGAGCAGCGTGTGACAGCTGCCTCGCTAAACTGCTGCGTCTCTCACGTGTGTGGTGTCCACACAGGCCAGTGCTGGACCCTGGCAACCCCTCTATGAGCACAGAACCACTGCATCCAGAGGAGTTGGTCAAGACATTGCTTGAAGGCTAACTGCTTTTACAACTACAGTGTCTCATTTAGCATTACCATTATGTTCGGATCACAGAGTTAATTATCTGTTTTTCTGAGAAATATACCCAGCGAGCTCTAAAGACGGTCACTTACAAACACTTCCTACTGTTCTGAAGCAAGAACAAATAAGGAGTAAGTAGGC
The nucleotide sequence above comes from Sebastes fasciatus isolate fSebFas1 chromosome 4, fSebFas1.pri, whole genome shotgun sequence. Encoded proteins:
- the gal gene encoding galanin peptides isoform X1, which codes for MQRGFGIFCVSLIFCATLSETIGLVIAAKEKRGWTLNSAGYLLGPRRIDHLIQIKDSPSARGRDELVTQYGIDGHRTLGDKPGLAGKRDMGQEEDFRTGSLRIADGDIIHTVIDFLSYLKLKDMGALDSLSSSVTSDELANP
- the gal gene encoding galanin peptides isoform X2, with amino-acid sequence MQRGFGIFCVSLIFCATLSETIGLVIAAKEKRGWTLNSAGYLLGPHGIDGHRTLGDKPGLAGKRDMGQEEDFRTGSLRIADGDIIHTVIDFLSYLKLKDMGALDSLSSSVTSDELANP